From the Thermodesulfovibrionales bacterium genome, one window contains:
- a CDS encoding glycosyltransferase family 1 protein, which translates to MKIAINAAIIDDKPTGLGLYALNVTRELSKFLEVSVITSHDAPFEGNTNINVIKAPEIIQPGKRQLGAITRLLWLNLVLPRTLRKERFDLLINLTHHGLFFPSVPQMLSIHDLIPLRFPSQYRLQNYYYRFLLPFLIRKSFAVNTLSEFTKKDIVTTYHLDPQKILVSGNGYNPFPETREPQKSEDRSTILMVGATYRHKNFDRFFEAYSRSRILQMHRLVIAGGKEDYFKHLSGLSRELGVHEKVEFIDYAKPQQLAKLYGNAIVFVYPSLYEGFGMPPLEAMGMGTPVAASRIGAIEEVCGDAVSYFDPTSVDNIREKVEYLLSNEGLREELVRKGLEQVKKHTWKNVAQKIYDFVSGT; encoded by the coding sequence GTGAAGATTGCGATCAATGCTGCCATCATTGATGATAAGCCGACGGGTCTTGGGCTGTATGCTCTGAATGTCACTCGCGAACTCTCAAAATTCCTTGAAGTCTCTGTCATCACCTCCCATGATGCTCCTTTCGAAGGTAACACAAATATAAACGTGATCAAGGCGCCGGAGATCATACAGCCAGGAAAGAGGCAGCTTGGCGCGATAACAAGGCTCCTCTGGCTTAATCTGGTTCTTCCCCGTACTTTGAGGAAGGAGAGATTTGACCTGCTTATAAACCTTACCCATCACGGCCTCTTTTTCCCATCTGTCCCGCAGATGCTTTCAATCCACGACCTCATACCGCTAAGGTTCCCCTCACAATACCGACTGCAGAATTACTACTATCGTTTCCTGCTGCCCTTTCTGATCAGAAAGTCTTTCGCAGTGAATACGCTCTCGGAGTTTACCAAAAAGGACATCGTCACAACGTACCATCTTGACCCGCAGAAGATACTGGTTTCTGGGAATGGATACAATCCTTTCCCGGAGACCAGAGAGCCCCAAAAGAGCGAAGACAGGAGCACTATCCTCATGGTCGGCGCAACATATCGGCATAAGAACTTTGACCGTTTTTTTGAGGCATACAGCAGGAGCCGGATATTACAGATGCATAGATTGGTCATTGCCGGTGGAAAGGAAGATTACTTCAAACACCTGAGCGGTCTTTCCAGGGAATTGGGGGTCCATGAGAAGGTGGAATTTATTGACTACGCTAAACCTCAACAGTTGGCAAAACTGTACGGCAATGCGATCGTATTCGTGTACCCCTCTTTGTATGAGGGTTTCGGCATGCCTCCCCTTGAGGCGATGGGGATGGGGACGCCCGTCGCAGCCTCAAGGATCGGCGCCATCGAGGAGGTCTGCGGGGACGCCGTATCCTATTTTGACCCGACCTCCGTCGACAACATCAGAGAAAAGGTGGAGTATCTTCTATCCAATGAAGGGCTCAGAGAAGAGCTTGTCAGAAAGGGCCTTGAGCAGGTGAAGAAGCATACCTGGAAGAACGTGGCGCAAAAGATTTACGATTTTGTTTCAGGAACTTAA